The proteins below come from a single Arthrobacter sp. B1I2 genomic window:
- a CDS encoding ferredoxin--NADP reductase, whose product MSPVETPEARPAPSLAGRMGTAVGRFTMYRIVLVVLAVLAAYSILLNVLGWLTFGIPEMLAHLVLCLGLTYASNRALAALFRVSPHTDSSLITGLLLYFLFWPSLESRDLAGVALACVLASASKYALAWQGRHIFNPAAAGAFVTGLTGLNIATWWAATPAMLWLLVPGVLLVLYRTRKVLMASAFTVVATAVITLELLRSGMTAGTGIYQALAQRPVLFFVGFMLTEPLTLPPRRRQQLALAGVVGVLFAVPWNLGFLANSPEAALLAGNLLAFLVGQRGRVRLRFTGSRSLTPSTTEFSFEPARPVRFLPGQYMELDLPHAKPDGKGRRRVFSLTGSPGERVVKFGVRTAEPLSAAKKVLLALKPGDELTATSVGGDFVLPRDPRRPVLLIAAGIGITPFVSHLSSGGLRERDAVLLLLARSADELAYADELRDSGVRVLVRLADGSEPPPDFGTVAGGGARLDPEGLKSLVPDIGTREVYVSGSPASVASLRRAARNAGARRIHVDSFSGY is encoded by the coding sequence ATGAGCCCTGTGGAAACGCCGGAAGCCCGACCTGCGCCCTCCCTGGCTGGCCGGATGGGGACAGCCGTGGGCAGGTTCACCATGTACCGGATTGTCCTGGTGGTGCTGGCGGTGCTGGCCGCCTACAGCATTCTGCTCAACGTACTTGGCTGGCTGACCTTCGGCATTCCCGAAATGCTGGCCCATCTGGTGCTGTGCCTGGGCTTGACCTACGCCTCCAACAGGGCACTGGCGGCGCTTTTCCGGGTGAGCCCCCATACGGATTCGTCCCTCATCACGGGGCTGCTGCTGTACTTCCTGTTCTGGCCGTCCCTGGAATCGCGGGATCTGGCCGGGGTGGCACTGGCATGTGTCCTGGCGTCCGCATCTAAATACGCGTTGGCGTGGCAAGGCCGGCACATCTTCAATCCTGCCGCCGCGGGCGCATTTGTCACCGGACTTACCGGGCTGAATATCGCCACGTGGTGGGCAGCGACTCCTGCCATGCTGTGGCTCCTGGTGCCGGGCGTGCTGCTGGTCCTGTACCGGACGCGCAAGGTCCTGATGGCGTCCGCGTTCACCGTTGTGGCCACGGCGGTCATCACCCTTGAGCTGCTTCGCTCGGGCATGACGGCGGGGACGGGCATCTACCAGGCCCTGGCCCAGCGCCCGGTGCTGTTCTTCGTCGGATTCATGCTGACCGAGCCCCTGACGCTGCCGCCGCGGCGCCGGCAGCAGCTGGCGCTGGCCGGCGTCGTTGGCGTTCTGTTCGCTGTCCCCTGGAACCTCGGATTCCTCGCGAATTCGCCGGAGGCAGCTTTGCTGGCGGGTAACCTCCTAGCCTTCCTGGTGGGCCAGCGTGGCCGTGTCAGGCTCCGGTTCACGGGAAGCCGCAGCCTGACCCCGAGTACCACGGAGTTCTCGTTCGAGCCGGCCCGGCCGGTGCGCTTCCTTCCGGGGCAGTACATGGAACTTGACCTGCCGCACGCGAAACCGGATGGGAAGGGCCGACGGCGGGTGTTCAGCCTGACGGGTTCGCCTGGGGAACGGGTGGTGAAATTCGGAGTCCGGACCGCCGAGCCGCTGTCCGCGGCAAAGAAGGTGCTCCTGGCCCTGAAGCCCGGCGATGAGCTGACGGCAACCTCGGTGGGCGGCGACTTTGTCCTGCCACGCGATCCGCGCCGGCCGGTGCTGCTCATTGCCGCCGGCATCGGCATCACGCCCTTTGTTTCGCATCTCTCCTCCGGGGGCCTGCGGGAGCGGGACGCCGTGCTCCTGCTCCTGGCCAGGAGCGCAGATGAGCTGGCCTACGCGGACGAACTGCGGGACTCCGGCGTCCGGGTGCTGGTGCGGTTGGCGGACGGTTCAGAGCCTCCGCCGGACTTTGGCACCGTTGCGGGCGGCGGTGCAAGGCTGGACCCGGAAGGACTGAAGTCACTGGTCCCGGATATCGGAACCCGCGAAGTGTATGTCTCCGGCTCGCCGGCCAGCGTCGCCTCCCTTCGCCGGGCCGCGCGCAACGCAGGGGCCCGGCGGATTCACGTGGACTCGTTCTCCGGATACTGA
- the argS gene encoding arginine--tRNA ligase, protein MTPEELSLAISACLKDAVAAGDIALAASAIPAEVRVERPKNRDHGDWATNIALQLAKQAGTNPREFATILSSRLKSIDGVSAVDIAGPGFLNITVDAAAAGALAKAIVEAGKEYGTNTALAGHTVNMEFVSANPTGPLHIGHTRWAALGDAIARVLRASGADVTAEYYINDAGSQMNTFATSVYSRLHGLPVPDGGYPGQYIADLGHEVLTAHPDIRELTEVAALPVIRAAAYEAQMKDIQATLADFGVEFDVFFSEQELHDAGAIESAVARLREQGHVFDDGGAVWLRTTDFGDDKDRVMIRANGEPTYFAADAAYYLSKKDRGFTEKIYLLGADHHGYINRLKAIAAAAGDDPEVNIEVLIGQLVSVNGAKLSKRAGNIIELKDLIDWLGKDAVRYSLARFPADSPLTLDPELLKKHSNENPVFYVQYAHARSRGAARNAVAAGVERRVDGKDSFDASLLDHATENELLSYLGSYPSIVAKAAELREPHRVARHLEAIAGAYHRWYDACRIAPMGDEAVTDLNRTRLWLNDATSQVLANGLDLLGVSAPERM, encoded by the coding sequence GTGACTCCCGAAGAACTTTCCCTCGCCATATCCGCCTGCCTCAAGGACGCCGTCGCCGCCGGCGATATTGCCCTTGCGGCGTCAGCCATTCCGGCTGAGGTGCGTGTGGAGCGGCCCAAGAACCGGGACCACGGCGACTGGGCCACCAACATAGCCCTCCAGCTCGCCAAGCAGGCAGGCACCAACCCGCGTGAGTTCGCCACCATCCTCAGCAGCCGGCTGAAGTCGATCGACGGCGTCTCCGCGGTGGATATCGCAGGCCCCGGCTTCCTGAACATCACCGTGGACGCCGCAGCCGCGGGCGCCCTGGCCAAGGCCATTGTCGAGGCCGGCAAGGAGTACGGCACCAACACCGCGCTCGCCGGGCACACCGTCAACATGGAGTTCGTGTCCGCCAACCCCACAGGTCCGCTGCACATCGGCCACACCCGCTGGGCCGCCCTGGGTGACGCCATCGCGCGCGTGCTGCGGGCATCCGGCGCGGACGTCACGGCCGAGTACTACATCAACGATGCCGGCTCGCAGATGAACACGTTCGCCACCTCCGTGTACTCCCGCCTGCATGGCCTTCCCGTGCCCGACGGCGGCTACCCCGGGCAGTACATCGCCGACCTTGGCCATGAGGTTCTCACCGCACACCCTGATATCCGTGAGCTCACTGAAGTGGCAGCCCTGCCGGTCATCCGCGCCGCCGCCTATGAAGCCCAGATGAAGGACATCCAGGCCACCCTGGCGGACTTCGGCGTCGAGTTCGACGTTTTCTTCTCCGAGCAGGAACTGCACGACGCCGGCGCCATTGAAAGTGCCGTGGCGCGCCTTCGCGAACAGGGCCACGTGTTCGACGACGGCGGTGCGGTCTGGCTGCGCACCACGGACTTTGGCGATGACAAGGACCGTGTGATGATCCGCGCCAACGGCGAACCCACTTACTTCGCCGCCGACGCGGCGTACTACCTGTCCAAAAAGGACCGCGGCTTCACGGAGAAGATCTACCTCCTGGGCGCCGACCACCACGGGTACATCAACCGGCTCAAGGCCATCGCGGCTGCCGCCGGCGACGATCCCGAAGTGAACATCGAGGTGCTGATTGGCCAGCTGGTGTCCGTAAACGGCGCCAAGCTGTCCAAGCGCGCCGGCAACATCATCGAGCTCAAGGACCTGATCGACTGGCTGGGCAAGGACGCCGTCCGCTACTCGCTGGCCCGGTTCCCCGCAGATTCGCCGCTGACCCTCGATCCGGAACTGTTGAAGAAGCACAGCAACGAGAACCCGGTGTTCTACGTGCAGTACGCCCATGCCCGCTCGCGCGGCGCGGCCCGCAATGCCGTGGCAGCGGGCGTGGAACGCCGTGTGGACGGCAAAGACAGCTTTGACGCCTCGCTGCTTGACCACGCCACCGAGAACGAGCTGTTGTCCTACCTGGGCAGCTACCCGTCGATCGTGGCCAAGGCGGCCGAACTGCGCGAACCGCACCGCGTGGCCCGTCACCTTGAGGCGATCGCAGGGGCCTACCACCGCTGGTACGACGCGTGCCGCATTGCCCCCATGGGCGACGAAGCGGTGACCGACCTCAACCGCACCCGGCTGTGGCTCAACGACGCCACCAGCCAGGTGCTGGCCAACGGACTCGACCTGCTGGGCGTTTCAGCCCCGGAACGGATGTAA
- a CDS encoding FAD:protein FMN transferase, translating into MPVTDWEDFSFQGIGTEWEITTPLPLPSSLRTRLVDRVEEFDGDWSRFRADSLVADMAREPGRYGFPDEAAPLGELYSRLYRVTDGAMTPLIGGSLERLGYDAAYSLRPAGPPLPAPAWESVLTWSGTVLTASAPVVLDIGAAGKGLLVDLLAAELQAAGIGAFVIDASGDLLVRGAGPVSVALEHPYNPAQAIGVIHLDGRALCASAANRRAWGDGLHHVLDGTTGRPVRTAVATWTLAETAMAADALATALFFVPGATLQETFDFSWLTVFSDGSAAYSAEFEGTLYS; encoded by the coding sequence GTGCCCGTCACGGACTGGGAGGACTTTTCATTCCAGGGGATAGGTACCGAGTGGGAAATCACCACTCCCCTGCCGCTGCCTTCGTCCCTGCGTACGCGCCTTGTGGACAGGGTTGAAGAGTTCGACGGCGACTGGTCCCGTTTCCGCGCCGACTCCCTGGTTGCAGACATGGCACGGGAACCCGGGCGTTACGGATTTCCGGACGAGGCCGCTCCCCTGGGCGAGTTGTACAGCCGGCTCTACCGGGTCACCGACGGCGCCATGACGCCGCTGATTGGCGGCAGCCTGGAGCGCCTGGGATACGACGCAGCATATTCGCTCCGGCCGGCCGGACCGCCGCTCCCCGCGCCGGCCTGGGAATCAGTCCTCACGTGGTCCGGAACAGTGCTGACGGCCAGCGCCCCCGTGGTTCTGGACATCGGCGCCGCGGGCAAGGGCCTGCTGGTCGACCTGCTGGCAGCGGAGTTGCAGGCTGCCGGGATTGGCGCGTTCGTCATCGATGCCAGCGGCGACCTGCTGGTCCGCGGGGCAGGGCCCGTCAGCGTGGCACTTGAACACCCCTACAACCCTGCGCAGGCGATTGGCGTGATCCACCTGGACGGCCGCGCCCTGTGTGCTTCCGCTGCCAACCGCCGCGCCTGGGGCGACGGACTGCACCACGTCCTGGACGGGACCACCGGGCGGCCGGTGCGGACCGCCGTCGCCACCTGGACACTGGCGGAGACCGCCATGGCAGCCGACGCCCTGGCAACGGCCCTGTTCTTTGTCCCCGGCGCCACGCTCCAGGAGACCTTTGATTTTTCGTGGCTGACCGTCTTTTCCGACGGCAGCGCAGCCTATTCCGCCGAATTCGAAGGGACGCTGTACTCATGA
- a CDS encoding homoserine dehydrogenase has product MTEMRTLKVALLGCGNVGAQVARILIEDADTLAARTGARLQLSGIAVRNVSAPRDVDLPQELFTTDADTLVKDADLVIELMGGIEPARTLILSALRNGACVVTGNKALLAQDGPTLYEEADKAGVQLSYEAAVAGAIPILRPIRDSLSGDRITRVLGIVNGTTNFILDQMDSTGAQFADALAEAQRLGYAEADPTADVEGHDAAAKAAILASLAFHTRFALENVHCEGITSVSAADIAAAKDAGFVIKLLAIAEKLPAAGTEADGSEGVSVRVHPTLLPREHPLAAVRGAFNAVFIEAENAGELMFYGQGAGGTPTASAVLGDLVSAARRLVLGGPGRTETTTGHVPALPIDAAVTSYYIGLDVADQPGVLARIAQLFAEHGVSIEIMRQTIHRDAESNVESAELRIVTHRASEAALAATVEAVKGLDVINSVTSVLRVEGV; this is encoded by the coding sequence ATGACGGAAATGCGAACGCTGAAAGTAGCCCTGCTGGGCTGTGGCAACGTTGGGGCCCAGGTTGCGCGGATTCTCATTGAGGATGCCGACACCCTTGCCGCCCGGACCGGTGCCCGACTGCAGCTCAGCGGCATCGCCGTGCGCAACGTCAGCGCCCCGCGCGACGTGGACCTGCCGCAGGAGCTCTTCACCACCGACGCCGATACCCTGGTCAAGGACGCCGACCTGGTGATCGAACTGATGGGCGGCATCGAACCTGCCCGCACGCTGATCCTCTCCGCGCTGCGCAACGGCGCCTGCGTGGTCACCGGCAACAAGGCGCTCCTGGCCCAGGACGGCCCCACGCTTTACGAAGAAGCCGACAAAGCCGGCGTCCAGCTTTCCTACGAGGCCGCCGTGGCCGGAGCCATCCCCATCCTCCGCCCCATCCGCGACAGCCTTTCCGGCGACCGGATCACCCGGGTGCTGGGCATCGTCAACGGCACCACCAACTTCATCCTTGACCAGATGGACAGCACCGGCGCCCAGTTTGCCGACGCCCTCGCGGAAGCCCAGCGCCTTGGCTACGCCGAAGCGGACCCCACTGCCGACGTCGAAGGCCACGACGCCGCGGCGAAGGCCGCGATCCTCGCGTCCCTTGCGTTCCACACGCGGTTCGCCCTCGAAAATGTGCATTGCGAAGGCATCACCTCCGTCAGCGCCGCGGACATCGCCGCCGCAAAAGACGCCGGCTTTGTCATCAAGCTGCTGGCCATCGCTGAGAAGCTGCCCGCTGCAGGCACGGAAGCAGACGGCAGCGAGGGCGTTTCCGTCCGCGTCCACCCCACGCTCCTGCCACGCGAGCACCCGCTGGCCGCCGTTCGCGGCGCCTTCAACGCCGTGTTCATCGAGGCGGAGAACGCCGGCGAGCTGATGTTCTACGGCCAGGGCGCCGGCGGAACCCCTACAGCATCCGCCGTACTGGGCGACCTCGTCTCGGCAGCCCGCCGCCTGGTTCTCGGCGGCCCCGGACGCACCGAGACCACCACGGGCCACGTGCCGGCGCTGCCCATCGACGCCGCCGTCACCAGCTACTACATCGGCCTCGACGTGGCGGACCAGCCCGGCGTCCTCGCCAGGATCGCCCAGCTGTTCGCCGAGCACGGCGTGTCCATCGAAATCATGCGGCAGACCATCCACCGCGACGCCGAGTCCAACGTTGAGTCGGCCGAACTGCGGATCGTCACCCACCGCGCATCAGAGGCTGCCCTTGCAGCCACCGTCGAGGCCGTAAAGGGCCTGGACGTCATCAATTCAGTTACATCCGTTCTGCGGGTAGAAGGAGTCTAA
- a CDS encoding cation diffusion facilitator family transporter has product MAETEKEPTKSSTMLTVIIAFVANTLVAAAKSVAAVLTGSASMAAEAAHSWADTGNQVFLFFAERRSARPRDEGHPMGYGREAYVWSMFAAFGLFTAGAVVSIMHGVQQIIEPEPASDFGVAYVVLAVAFVLEGISFVQAFRQTRKAAHELDRHTLEQVLISSDPTLRAVFAEDAAALIGLVVAFVGVFLHQVTGSPLPDAIGSIAVGVLLAVVAVVLIDRNRRFLVGQGVTPDIERSMARRVLEHPGIARLTYLHLEFVGPRKLYLVAAVDLQGDHPEHEVAVALRRIERELEDHETVEEAVLTLATLDEAALRY; this is encoded by the coding sequence ATGGCTGAAACCGAAAAGGAACCCACCAAAAGCTCCACCATGCTGACGGTCATCATCGCATTCGTAGCCAACACGCTCGTGGCGGCGGCAAAGTCAGTGGCCGCTGTCCTTACCGGCTCGGCCTCCATGGCAGCGGAGGCAGCCCATTCCTGGGCGGATACCGGAAACCAGGTATTCCTGTTCTTCGCGGAGCGCCGCTCTGCCCGCCCCCGGGACGAGGGCCATCCCATGGGCTACGGCCGGGAAGCCTACGTGTGGTCCATGTTCGCCGCTTTCGGACTTTTTACCGCCGGCGCAGTGGTGTCCATCATGCACGGCGTCCAGCAGATCATTGAGCCCGAGCCGGCGTCGGACTTCGGTGTGGCCTACGTGGTCCTTGCCGTAGCTTTCGTGCTCGAAGGGATCTCCTTCGTCCAGGCCTTCCGGCAGACCAGGAAGGCGGCCCATGAGCTGGACCGGCACACGCTCGAGCAGGTCCTCATCAGCTCCGATCCCACCCTGCGCGCCGTCTTCGCCGAGGATGCTGCCGCGCTGATCGGCCTCGTCGTGGCATTCGTGGGCGTGTTCCTGCACCAGGTCACCGGATCACCACTGCCCGATGCGATCGGTTCGATTGCCGTCGGCGTGCTGCTGGCCGTCGTCGCCGTTGTCCTGATCGACCGCAACAGGCGCTTCCTGGTGGGCCAGGGTGTAACCCCCGACATCGAGCGGTCCATGGCCCGCCGGGTGCTGGAGCACCCCGGGATCGCCCGGCTCACGTACCTGCACCTGGAATTCGTTGGTCCCCGCAAGCTGTACCTTGTGGCGGCCGTGGACCTGCAGGGGGACCACCCCGAACACGAGGTGGCGGTGGCCCTCCGCCGCATCGAGCGTGAGCTGGAAGACCACGAAACTGTCGAGGAAGCCGTGCTGACTCTGGCCACCCTCGACGAGGCCGCCTTGCGTTACTAA
- the lysA gene encoding diaminopimelate decarboxylase: MPVFPSTAASPLAPEWLQVPADLNTLHEPMWAGSVVRSDSGALAVGGVDVQELKEQFGTPLFVMDEADFRARARAFKDSFDAAFADICGGVDVYYAGKSFLCTAVVKWVEEEGLCLDTASGGELAVAARAGIPGERVALHGNNKSDGEIKRALDMKLGRIVVDSLAELVRVGDIAQARGEQAKVMLRLTPGVHAHTHEFIATAHEDQKFGLSMAADTTDQAGLSAAEEAVAAATAHPGIELLGLHCHIGSQIFEPDGFAMAAEKLLRFLAAMQEKYSIAMPELDLGGGYGIAYTPVDTPRPAADIAQAMAAVVRSTCAELGIDSPRISIEPGRAIVGSTTFTLYEVGTLKTVRVDAPATSTAGDGGNNVTYLRRYVSVDGGMSDNARPVLYDADYSAVLASRTSSAAPQLSRVVGKHCESGDIVVRDVYLPEDVAAGDLLAVPGTGAYCWALSSNYNYLARPGVVAVRDGSARLIVRGETEEDLLNRDMGA, encoded by the coding sequence ATGCCAGTATTCCCAAGCACCGCCGCGTCCCCGCTTGCCCCGGAATGGCTGCAGGTGCCGGCCGACCTCAACACGCTGCATGAGCCCATGTGGGCCGGCAGCGTGGTCCGCAGCGACTCCGGTGCCCTCGCCGTGGGCGGCGTGGACGTTCAGGAGCTCAAGGAGCAGTTCGGCACCCCCCTGTTCGTGATGGACGAGGCCGACTTCCGTGCCCGGGCCCGCGCGTTCAAGGATTCCTTTGACGCCGCGTTCGCCGATATCTGCGGCGGGGTGGACGTCTACTACGCCGGAAAATCCTTCCTCTGCACCGCAGTGGTGAAGTGGGTGGAAGAGGAAGGGCTGTGTTTGGACACCGCATCCGGGGGCGAACTGGCAGTGGCAGCCCGCGCCGGAATACCTGGGGAGCGGGTGGCGCTGCACGGCAACAACAAGTCCGACGGTGAGATCAAGCGCGCCCTGGACATGAAACTGGGCCGGATTGTGGTGGACAGCCTGGCCGAGCTTGTCCGCGTGGGTGACATCGCCCAAGCCCGTGGGGAGCAGGCCAAGGTCATGCTGCGGCTTACCCCCGGCGTCCATGCCCACACCCACGAGTTCATCGCCACCGCCCACGAGGACCAGAAGTTTGGCCTCTCCATGGCGGCAGACACCACAGACCAGGCTGGCCTGTCCGCTGCCGAGGAGGCGGTGGCTGCTGCCACGGCACACCCCGGCATCGAGCTGCTGGGCCTGCACTGCCACATCGGCTCCCAGATCTTCGAGCCGGATGGCTTCGCCATGGCAGCGGAGAAGCTGCTCCGCTTCCTCGCAGCGATGCAGGAAAAGTACTCCATCGCGATGCCGGAGCTGGATCTCGGCGGTGGCTACGGCATTGCCTACACTCCGGTGGACACCCCCCGCCCCGCAGCGGACATCGCGCAGGCGATGGCCGCCGTCGTGCGTTCCACCTGCGCCGAGCTCGGCATCGATTCTCCCCGGATTTCCATTGAGCCGGGCCGCGCCATCGTGGGCAGCACCACGTTCACCCTGTACGAGGTGGGCACGCTGAAGACCGTTCGCGTCGACGCTCCCGCCACCTCAACCGCCGGTGACGGCGGCAACAACGTTACGTATCTGCGCCGGTATGTTTCGGTGGACGGCGGCATGAGCGATAACGCCCGGCCGGTGCTGTACGACGCGGATTATTCGGCCGTCCTGGCGTCCCGCACGTCCTCCGCCGCGCCGCAGCTGTCCCGCGTGGTGGGCAAACATTGCGAGAGCGGCGACATAGTTGTTAGAGATGTATATCTGCCCGAGGACGTGGCAGCCGGTGATCTGCTTGCCGTACCGGGGACCGGCGCCTACTGCTGGGCCCTGTCAAGCAACTACAACTATCTGGCCCGGCCGGGCGTTGTCGCGGTGCGCGACGGATCTGCCCGGCTGATTGTCCGCGGGGAAACCGAAGAAGATCTGCTGAACCGCGACATGGGAGCCTGA
- a CDS encoding FMN-binding protein — MRPSNSTSPSLPQGTLRKGLFAGIAGLSLAGTVAGCAPSTADSTPGTAGSPATPSTGSSALAGSGAGYKDGTYSADGNYVSPNGTETVGVQLTLAAGKITDVQITQHPSNPNTRKFQGEFAGGIAAQVVGRNIDELDVSKVAGSSLTSGGFNQAVDKIRAEAQ; from the coding sequence ATGAGACCCTCCAACTCGACAAGCCCCTCCCTACCCCAAGGCACCTTACGCAAAGGCCTTTTTGCCGGTATCGCCGGGCTGTCCCTGGCAGGAACCGTGGCGGGTTGCGCACCGTCCACCGCGGACAGCACCCCTGGGACCGCTGGAAGCCCGGCCACCCCGTCAACCGGCTCTTCCGCTCTTGCCGGCAGCGGCGCCGGTTATAAAGACGGCACCTATAGCGCGGATGGGAACTATGTGTCGCCCAACGGCACGGAAACCGTTGGCGTGCAATTGACGCTTGCAGCGGGAAAAATCACGGACGTGCAGATCACCCAGCACCCGTCCAACCCAAACACCCGCAAATTCCAGGGCGAGTTCGCCGGTGGCATCGCTGCGCAGGTGGTGGGCAGGAACATCGATGAACTGGACGTGTCCAAGGTTGCCGGGTCCTCGCTGACCAGCGGAGGCTTCAACCAGGCCGTAGACAAGATCAGGGCGGAGGCGCAGTAG
- a CDS encoding M4 family metallopeptidase produces MQVQFCSIVPPYLLRRLAHQDAPGFSSAASAARKALGHVESFQAARAQAATVPPSSLRQVAPGPVNRTIYDAGGEETLPGRVIRKEGGPATSDVAADEAYDGLGHTHRLYADAFGRNSIDGRGLKLDATVHFGNLYDNAFWNGSQMVFGDGDGDVFERFTKSLSVIGHELAHGVTQYSAGLAYRNQAGALNESMSDVFGVLVEQYVKNQSAAQASWLIGEGLFTPKVQGLALRSMKAPGTAYDDDVLGKDPQPDSMDSYVRTSADNGGVHINSGIPNRAFYLVADTLGGYAWEAPGRIWYETLTNGSLPPAATFSVFARATVRSAADLFGLDSPEHDAVRVAWETVKVKV; encoded by the coding sequence ATGCAAGTTCAGTTCTGTTCCATCGTTCCGCCCTACTTGTTGCGGCGGCTGGCGCACCAGGATGCACCCGGGTTCTCTTCGGCGGCAAGCGCCGCCAGGAAAGCCCTGGGCCACGTCGAATCATTCCAGGCTGCACGTGCACAAGCCGCCACGGTCCCGCCCTCCAGCCTGCGCCAGGTAGCGCCGGGCCCGGTGAACCGCACCATCTATGATGCCGGCGGCGAGGAAACCTTGCCTGGCAGGGTCATCCGTAAAGAAGGCGGACCGGCCACCAGCGATGTTGCCGCCGATGAGGCCTATGACGGATTGGGGCACACGCATCGGCTGTACGCCGACGCGTTCGGCCGGAATTCGATTGACGGGCGCGGGTTGAAACTTGACGCCACGGTCCACTTCGGAAACCTGTACGACAACGCTTTCTGGAACGGCAGCCAGATGGTGTTCGGTGATGGCGACGGTGACGTCTTTGAACGGTTCACAAAGTCCCTGAGCGTTATCGGACACGAACTGGCGCACGGCGTCACCCAGTACTCGGCCGGGCTGGCGTACCGGAACCAGGCGGGCGCGCTGAATGAATCGATGTCCGATGTCTTCGGTGTGCTCGTTGAGCAGTACGTGAAGAACCAGTCAGCCGCCCAGGCCAGTTGGCTGATCGGGGAAGGCCTGTTTACGCCCAAGGTCCAGGGGCTGGCCCTGCGGTCCATGAAAGCACCCGGAACGGCATACGACGACGACGTGCTGGGCAAGGACCCGCAGCCCGACTCCATGGACTCCTATGTCCGGACCAGCGCCGACAACGGCGGCGTCCACATCAACTCCGGCATCCCCAACCGCGCGTTCTACCTGGTTGCCGACACCTTGGGCGGCTATGCCTGGGAGGCGCCGGGCCGCATCTGGTACGAGACACTCACCAACGGTTCGCTGCCGCCGGCAGCAACGTTTTCCGTCTTTGCGCGTGCCACGGTGCGTTCCGCCGCGGATCTGTTCGGATTGGATTCGCCGGAGCATGACGCTGTACGAGTCGCGTGGGAGACTGTAAAGGTCAAGGTTTAA
- a CDS encoding GlxA family transcriptional regulator, whose product MLKSVAVIVVPNFSIFEFGTACEVFGIDRSGRESGVPAFDFRVCTPEPGNVPMRSGLSMNVSHGLEATEDADLVIMAPFERDQELPEPVLAALQAADARGAWVMSICSGAFALARAGLLDGRRCTTHWHYSRDLADAYPAVRVDENVLYVQDGNIISSAGTAAGIDACLHLVRLELGANVAAAIARDMVVPPHRDGGQAQFIDRPMPTCGSAPMEELLRWMVQSLDREHTVNELAALVHMSPRTFARKFRSETGATPAAWLNSQRVIRAQELLETTDLNIDEIAREAGFGHPVLLRHHFAKVLDTSPQSYRRAFRGQLAEAG is encoded by the coding sequence ATGCTGAAATCGGTAGCCGTGATTGTGGTTCCCAACTTTTCGATCTTCGAATTCGGAACGGCGTGCGAGGTCTTCGGGATCGACAGGTCCGGCCGGGAGAGCGGCGTCCCGGCCTTTGATTTCCGGGTGTGCACCCCGGAGCCGGGCAATGTCCCCATGAGGTCGGGGTTGTCCATGAACGTGAGCCATGGGCTGGAAGCCACGGAGGATGCGGACCTGGTGATCATGGCTCCCTTTGAGCGGGACCAGGAATTGCCTGAGCCTGTGCTCGCTGCCCTTCAGGCCGCTGACGCCAGGGGCGCGTGGGTCATGTCGATCTGCTCAGGAGCGTTCGCGCTGGCCCGCGCAGGCCTGCTGGATGGCCGCCGCTGCACCACGCACTGGCACTACTCCCGCGACCTGGCCGACGCCTACCCGGCCGTACGGGTGGATGAGAACGTCCTCTATGTGCAGGACGGCAACATCATTTCCTCCGCCGGAACCGCTGCCGGCATCGACGCATGCCTGCACCTCGTGCGGCTGGAACTGGGGGCGAACGTTGCCGCCGCGATCGCCCGGGACATGGTGGTTCCGCCGCACCGCGACGGCGGCCAGGCCCAGTTCATCGACCGGCCCATGCCCACCTGCGGCTCGGCGCCCATGGAGGAACTGCTGAGGTGGATGGTGCAGAGCCTGGACCGTGAGCATACCGTCAACGAGCTGGCAGCCCTCGTACACATGTCACCGAGGACCTTTGCCAGGAAATTCCGTTCCGAAACGGGCGCCACGCCTGCGGCCTGGCTCAACTCGCAGCGGGTAATCCGGGCACAGGAGCTGCTGGAAACGACCGATTTGAACATCGACGAGATCGCCAGGGAAGCCGGGTTCGGCCACCCGGTCCTGTTGCGGCACCACTTTGCCAAGGTCCTCGACACCAGCCCGCAGTCCTACCGCCGGGCTTTCCGGGGGCAGCTGGCCGAGGCAGGCTGA
- a CDS encoding protealysin inhibitor emfourin, whose product MKIKVERSGGIAAMTRVWTVDAQTDSDLSQWQPLVEACPWDAVPSTQRAAAAAFEAPQPDRFMYSITAGQRRAALPEQAVTGPWRVLVDRTRAAAQESGTGQGTSTPRSTE is encoded by the coding sequence ATGAAGATCAAGGTGGAGCGGAGCGGCGGGATCGCCGCGATGACGCGGGTTTGGACGGTGGACGCGCAAACGGACAGCGACCTCAGCCAGTGGCAGCCCCTTGTTGAAGCCTGCCCCTGGGATGCAGTACCCAGCACTCAGCGGGCAGCCGCTGCGGCGTTCGAGGCACCGCAGCCGGACCGCTTCATGTACTCGATCACGGCAGGGCAGCGCAGGGCTGCCCTGCCGGAACAGGCCGTGACCGGTCCCTGGCGGGTGCTGGTGGACCGCACCCGGGCAGCAGCCCAGGAGTCCGGGACCGGGCAGGGCACCTCCACCCCTCGCAGCACGGAATAA